TTTTTACTTAAGTAAGATAAAAGAAAAAGGCAACTGAACTGAAACATTCAACGTCCATTACGAGGTCAACTACCTGTTTCGGTTGCGATATGTGCAGGGTGGCATATTGAAATGTCGGGTGAACATACGTGTAAATGTTTGTTGTGAATAATAGCCGTAGCGCATGGCTATAAGTGAAATTTTTTCATCTGTCTCGCGTATGTCTCGTGCAGCAAGATTGAGTTTTTTATTACGAATGTAACGCCCGAGGCTCTCTCCTTTGTAGTGAGTAAACAACCGTTGCAAATACCACTTAGAATATCCCGAGTGATGGGCAAGTTGTTCAATAGGAAGGGGAATGTGTAAGTTATTATCTATCCACTCGCTTATGCTGTTTATCACGCTTTCAGAAATCAACATCTTCCTGCTCCTGAGTATTTTGAACAAACTGAGCGCAGATTTATCATTCTTTTTTAGTGGCCTTTTAGGCCACGCTTTGAATGTCTGATAGTCCCTTCATGATGAGTGCAAGTCCAAATTCAAAACCGTCGTCAGGGTGATAACTTACAGGTGAATCGGGACGGTTACTCTCTTCAGAACTTTTTGACAGGTTGAGATCTCTGTTTCTGGCCGCGTGTGACTGCTCTTCTATTACGCACCCGAGAGTATATTCGCTAAGCGTAAATAAGATCATTGAGGCTTCAGTCTCTGTGAAACCGACCTGAACCAGGTATGCCACTTTCGGATAAAAGGTATCTCTTCCCACTTTATCGGGGGTAGTACCTGCATGTAATAAGGCGCCATCCCGGTGAGAGAGTAAGGCTCGTCGGAAGCTACGTGTATTCTCTGCCAGCCAGTTTCTCCACACAGTTGTATCTGTAGGCGCAGGAAGAGCATGATGGTTTGCCATAATGGCTGAAGCCATTTCATCAAGCAAAACGGATTTATTCTTGAAATGCCAGTACAGCGTTGCTGACTCCACACTGAGTTTCTGTGCCAGCTTACGGGTCGTAAGTGCTTCCAGACCAACTTCATCTAAAAGTTCGAGGGCCGCCTCGATAACCTGCTCTCGCTTAATTTTTGCCATGTGATTGATCCTCAACTTCGTGCATGTAAATAGCAACGCTGCGCAAAAAACTGTCTGTCAAAAGCCCGGTGTTGCGCTTCTGTTTAGTTAAAAAATCTATCATTGTTAGATTAATTGATCAATGATAGATTTTTGCTTTCCGCTCTCTGATTGAGGCTTTTCTATGAATATAAATCGTGAAAATTACGTTGAAAAAGCATCTGATTCTGCATCCGCAACTGCCATACCCCCGGTTTTGTGGATACAGGCGTCCATCATTACGCTGGGTGCTTTTTCTACCATGCTCTCATCTACGATGCTCAGCGCGGCACTGCCTGCAATGGCAAAAAGCTTAGGGGTTAACGACGTTTCAATACAATGGATCGCCACAAGCTATCTGATGGCGCTTGCAGCCGGGGTTCCTGTAAGTGCATGGGCGGTAAAAAGATTTGGCGCGACACGGCTTTGGCTCTGCACGCTTATGTTGTTCGCTATTTTCTCTGTCGCCTGCGCGCTCGCAGTTAATTTTGAGATGCTTCTCGGCGCGAGAGTGTTGCAGGGGCTGGCCGGGGGACTACTCGTACCCGCAGGGCAAACGATCCTTGGGTTGACAGTTGGACGTGAGCGCCTTGGGCGAATCATCGGGACGATAGGCGTTGCCATCGTCATTGCGCCTTTATTGGGTACCTCGCTTGGTGCCGTTCTGATTCAAAGTTGTGGATGGCGAGGGTTATTCTGGATAACTGTGCCATTGTGCGTATGTGCTTGTCTGGTCGGTTATAAATTACTCCCGCATCCGAAAGCCAAAAATGTTAAGCCACTCTCTTTTGACTGGCTGGGTCTGGCATTCATCTTTTGCAGCTTGCCAATGTTGATGGATGGGATGAAGGGAATAAGTCTTGATACAGGAAAAAACGACCGGGAATTTATCATACTCATGCTGGGTATATTGTTTGCCTGCTTATTTGTCTGGCGATCTTTACGAATAACGTCACCTTTACTTCATCTCGGGCTTTTTAAAAATCGTGGATTCACACTGTCTGCTTTATTAATGACGTTGGGCGGTGCAGTAAATTTTGGCGGACAATTCTTGCTCCCTCTCTATTTCAGAGATGTTGGCCATAAGTCGCTGACAGAGGTGGGTTTACTTCTCACCCCACAGCTAATTGGCTCTGCGACAGGCTTTCCACTGGCAGGCTACTTTTCTGACAAATTGGGGGCACGTATAGTCCTTATTGCCGGTGGCTTACTCACTGTCGTAGCGACACTCCCTCTGACCATCATTGATGCCAGTTCAGGCTATGCCTTCATCGCAGGTGCTTTAGCTGTCAGAGGATTCGGCTTAGCCCTTGCGACGGTGCCTGCGATGGCGGCAGGGCTTGCGGTGGCAGGTAATCGTCATGTAGCTGACGCAGCACCACTCCTTAATATTTTGCAGCGCATTGGCGCGATGGCCGGGACAGCACTGGTCACTGCTGTCTATGTCAGAAACAGTCAGGGGAGCGGAAGCGTATTTGCATTTCAGCATGGTGCATGGATGCTTACCGCAGGCGCTTTAGGGCTTTTGATGGCTGCGTTTTTCATGCCGGATGGCGCGGTTTCAACTGCGCAGCGAAAATAACGTTATCTCCAGTGGTGCCGTTTGCCTGCTCACTGGCAGCGTTATGCCAAAGGCGGATGTCAGCAACCTCGCTGCACGTCACGTTGCGGGATCTGCCGTTCTCTTTGCGGCAAAATAGTGCGCCGGCGTGCTGCCCATGGTTTTCTTGAACATGGTGATAAAGGCATTAACCGACTCATAGCCCAGATTAGCCGCCACGTTTTGTACCGAGACACCGCTTGCCAGCTCCCGCAAGGCAACGATCAGATGCAACTGCTGGCGCCACCGACCAAAGGTCAGGCCGGTTTCGCGCAGCATCAAGCGGGCCAGAGAGCGCTCGCTGAGCGCCAGCCGCTTTGCCCAGCTTTTAAAGGTGCTCCTGTCTTGCGGATGGCTGACCAGCGCATCGGCCATGGCGCGGATTTTTGGATGCGATGACACCGGCAGGCTCAGTTTCTGCTGCGGCATGGTGGCGAGTTCATCGAGCGTTACGCGAGTCAGCCTGCCGGCATGGCTCTGTGCGGCGCAATCCACCTCTTCATGGGTTAAGCGCTCCACCAGCGCTTTAATCAGCGGTGAAATCGCCAGGGTGCAGCATCTCTCCGGCAGCGCGGCGGCACCCGGTTCAATAAACAGATAGTTGAGATGCGCGTTCCAGGTGGCTTTGGCGCTATGCGCGATCCCGCCAGGGATCCACATCGCGCAATCTGGCGGCACGATCCAGAGATCATTTTCCGCCCGGCATATTACCGCGCCGTACAACGCAATGATCAGTTGCCCCTTGCGGTGCGTATGAACCGGCACTTCTGCTGCGTAATCCACGAAATCAATATGGCGTGCAACCGCCGGGCCGGAGGTGCTGTCCGGATCAAACAGAGTATGAGCAAGTCGGGGTGTCATCACATTGGCAACATTTAGGTATTTTTTGACAGAATAGGGTATTTAGTGACCTGCGCAAACCGGAAATAATGCCCGGTATGAGCAAAATAACCTTTCGTCACATAGTTCCCGTGAATCTGATCAGCCGCATATCAGGCCGCAGGCTTCCATCGACGCTGCTGAGCGACGCCCACGCCATGCTCTACTCCGTCAGGAGCTTTGCCGCCGCGATGCTTGCCTGGTACGTTTCCCTCTCGATCGGTCTTGAGCGACCCTCCTGGGCAATCATCACCGTCTATATTGTTTCGCAAACCTCGGTGGGCGCGTCCCTAAGCCGCAGCCTCTATCGCCTGGCAGGCACCGTCGTGGGGGCAGGGGCGACGGTGTTGATCGTGCCGACATTTGTGAACATGCCCATTTTATGTAGCGTGATGCTGACCGGCTGGATCACCTTTTGCCTCTGTTTATCGCTGCTAGAACGCACGCCCCGAGCCTATGCCTTTGTGCTGGCCGGCTACACCGCAAGCCTGATTGGTTTTCCGGCCGTCTCCGATCCTGGATCGGTGTTTAACATCGCCATTATTCGGGTGCAGGAGATCACCATCGGCATTCTTTGCGCCGCGCTGATCCACCGATATGTTTTTCCGCGCCGGATCTCAGGGCTGTTCAACACGACATTAGTGCAGACACTACACTCGTCGCGCCAGCGTATCGCTGACACCTTGTCAGGCAAACCCGATGCGGCGTCAGGGCCGCTGCATCTGGCGCTGGCCCTGCAATTTCTGCAGGGCATCAGCCACCATATTCCCTATGATTTTGCCCTTTCGGTGCCGGTGCGCCAGGCAAGGAAAGCCCTGCACGACAGGCTGGCGCGGCTGGTCATCGTCAACGGTGAATTACGCGATCGCATACAGATGATTGCCAGCATGCCAGCCGATATTCAGATACTGCTGGATGACGTTCAGGCCTGGCTTATCTGCGACGATGCCGGGCAGCGTAAAAGCACGGCAGAGGCGCTACGAAAACGCAGCGCCCGGTTGGCGCAGAGTCGCGCGGCGCAGATAAAGACCTTTGAGGACGCGCTGGTGGTGAATATGATCCGCTATATCACGGAGTCGATAACCCTCATACACGAGTGTGAGCATCTTTCTACCGCCATCCATCACGCCAGGCCAGTGCCTGCGCCGACAGAAAAGCACGCGCTGAAAGGGTATGTTTTTCATCGCGATCCGCTTACGGCCGCCCGCACGGCGCTGGGCGCTTTTGCCATCATCCTGATCGGCTCTCTGGTATGGATTTACTCGGCCTGGCCAGAGGGCGGTACGGCGGTCTCCATTCTTGGGGTGTGCTGCACGCTGTTTGGCAGTTTCGACACGCCGGCACCCCATATTCTGAAATACATAATCGGCTCCATCTGGGGCGTTTTGATAAGCCTGGTCTATAGCTTTCTCCTGCTTCCCCAAATCAGCGATTTCGCCGTACTGGTTGCGGTGTTTGCGCCGGTCTATCTGCTGGCCGGGTCACTGCAGGCGCGGCCACCTACCACCTTTATGGCAATGGGCATCACGCTGACGCTGCCGGTGTTATGCGAACTGGGGGCGCACTACAGCGGAGACTTCGCCGTCGCGGCTAATACCGCAATCGCACTCTTTATAGCGACCGGCTTTGCATTTATCAGCATGAGCCTGCTGCAAACCGTGCAGGCAGACGCCGCGATAAGTCGTTTACTGAAGCTCTGCCAGCGCGATATTCGCCGCAGCGTGAGCGGGGTAGTGACCAGTGATGAGACGCACTGGACCAACCTGATGATTGATCGGGCCGCGCTGCTGATCCCGCGATTGCCGCGCAGCGGAGCGTCATCGGCACGGGCGCTCGATCATCTGTTGCACTTTCTGCGCATCGGTCTTTCTGTCCGCCACCTGCGCCGTGGCGATTCGCCTGCGGGATGTGAGATCAACGAAGTGCTTTATCGCCTTACTCGCACAACTGAAAGCGAAGCCTTGCGTGAGCGCATCGTCGCGATCGCAGGCCGCTGCTTGCCTGCAACAGATGAGCCATCGCGCCAGTTTGTCGACAAGCTGGTTGATCTTCACTGCGCGTTACGCGCGCAGCACGAGGAGTCCGCCAATGATTAATGACATCAATATCGGGGGCGTTTTTATCCCCGGATTATTAGTAACGGCGCTTATCGCGCTGGTCTGCACGTTGCTGCTCGTGCCGCTACTTTGCTACAGCAGGCTTTATCGCCGCTTGCCGTTTCGCCCATTGCTCGATCTCTCAAGCTATATCGTTACCTTTTTCCTGCTGTTGCAGGGCCTGACCACCCTGGGGTTACTCCTATGAAATCTTTACTCTCTTTGCTGGGTCGCTATGTGCTGACGCTGAGTGCTGTCGCGGTGGCAACGCTTGCGGCGTTTATCCTCTGGAAACATTACGCACAGACGCCATGGACGCGCGACGGGCGGGTGCGTGCAGATGTGGTGCAGATTGCGCCGGATGTCTCCGGGCCGGTAAGCAGTGTGATGGTGCGCGATAATCAGTGGGTTAACCGGGGCGATACTCTCTATGTTATCGATCCGCACTGGCTGAAACTTAGTGTGCTCAGCGCGCAGGCCGACGTTGAGGCAAAACGTCATGAGATGCTAATGCGCCAGGATGCGGCGCGCCGACGTGCGCAGATCAAAGAGGTTATTTCCGGCGAGGATATCCAGCAAACACGCAGTGCGGCAAGTGTCGCGGTGGCTAATTATCAGGGCGCGCTGGCTGCGCTGGAGCTGGCGCAGCTGAATCTATCCCATGTCACCGTTCGCTCGCCGGTTGCAGGTTATGTTACGCATCTGCGGCTCCGCCCTGGCGACTATGCCACGGCGGGGGAGACAAAAGTCGCCATTGTCGATGCGCACAGTTTCTGGGTGGTCGGTTATTTTGAAGAGACCCGGCTGCGTCATATCCAGGTTGGCAACCGTGCGCAGGTTTCGCTGATGGGGTATGACGCGATGATCAGCGGGCACGTGGAGAGTATCGGGCGTGGGATCGGCGACAGCAATGACGAAACCGGCGGGCTGGGGCTGCCGGAGGTTAACCCAACCTTTAACTGGGTGCGGCTTGCGCAGCGGGTACCTGTGCGTATCCAGTTAGACAGGATCCCTGAGGGCGTAGTGTTAGTGGCCGGGCTATCCGCCAGCGTCGCCATCGTGCCTTAAACGGCGTTTGCATGCTCGATGCGGGCTGAAGATCGACGCCAAATCAGCGGGCACGCTTTTCGCCTGGCGTGACGCAACCATGGCTGAAAAGTTAATCGCCTTAACTTCAGCCTATCCCCGGCAGCGGATGCTGATCATGCTGCATAACCTGCATATAAAACGAGAGGGGAGCCGGGAGAGGGCAGCACTAAAGCTGAAATCTGTACGAGAATATTTCGAAGAGGTTTTTCCAGGGCAAAGTCATTCTGTGGCTCAGCTTGCCCGCAGTGGCAGCGCCTTACACAATGATTTATCCCCCTTTCGTTTTCACATTACCGACCCACACTCCGCAGAGTCTCTGTGCGGTGATGCTGCCTGCACTCTGCTTACCGCGGCAGAAATACCGCCTACCTGCACCGCATGGCACCATGCCTTCGAGCGTGAAACCGTGACAGCCAAAGATCAGTACGAGGGCTGTTTTATCTTCAACGCGGTGCGCTCGTCAGCGATAGTTTCCTCGTAAAATCCCCTCGTATACCAGCAAGCGGACAAGGGCCGCGTCAATCAGCCTGATGTTTATCTGCGCTCCTCTTTAAGCAGAGTTTCATCGAGCTTTTTCAGCACTTCGTTCATTCCCCTGCTGACGATCCTGTCTTCACGCATAACGGTCCCAAGCGTCCGCTGAAGCGGGGGCGTCAGCGGGTATACGCTGAGTCCTTCACACTCTTCAGGGGCTGCTACGGCGATGCGGGGAACGATGCTGTAACCCAGCCCCGAACGCACCATTCGTTTGATCGCTTCGATACTGCCAAGCTCCATCACCGGGCTGGCAAGCTGGGCTGCGTGCCGGAACCATTCGTCAATCAGCGCGCGCGTTCCGCTTCCTGATTCAAAAATAATCAGCGGCAGCGATAAGAGATCGTCAGGAGAAAGCGCTTTCATCGATCGCGCGGATAAATCCTCCTCCATGATGACCACAAACTCATCCCTGTAGAGCGGATTAACGCTCACGCTTTTGCCTGCGGCTGGCAGTGTGACCAGGCCGATATCGATCCGGTTCTCCTCGACGCCGCGGACAATCTCTGAGGTGTTGCCGGTGCGCACATTCACTTTCAGCAGCGGATGCGTCTGGCGCAACTGCTGCAATATCGGCGGCAAAAGATGAATGCAGGCCGTTGCGCCTGTGCCGACGGTGACAGTGCCGGTGATCTCATCGGAATGTAGCGAGACCGCTTCCACCGCGGTGGTTACCGCTGCCACTATTTTCTGGCAGTGTTCGCAAAGCGTTATGCCAGCCGCAGTGGGCTTGATTCCCCGGCCGGTTCGCTCAATAAGCCGCACCTGCAGCGTCTGCTCCAGCTGTCTTATTTGCAGGCTGACCGCAGGCTGCGACAGGCCAAGCTCCTCCGCCGCTCTGGAGAAACTGCCCCGGCTGATGACCAGTCTGAAGGTGGCCAGGTGGCCAGGTGGTCGAGGTTAAGGTTTGTCATGCCAAAGTTTTCCTTATGCTGCTGATAAGCCCGGTGGCCTGTCTGAAATGATCGCCAGGGGATAGTCTCTTTCTCAGACGCAATAAGGAGCCGTACTGATGGAAATTATTCAGGCAGAAGAACGACATATCCCTGCTATACAACAAATTTATGCATACCACGTATTACACGGCTGCGCCACGTTTGAAACCCAACCGCCCGATGAAGCGGAAATGGCATTCCGCCTGAAGAGGTTGCAGGCCTCCGGGCTGCCCTGGTTTGTCGCCGTGGTCGATGGCAATGTGCGCGGTTACTGCTATCTGGCACGCTACCGCGAAAGGCATGCCTACCGGTTTACCCTCGAAGATTCGGTCTATATCGATGCTAATTGTCAGGGGCAGGGCATCGGCAAAAAACTGCTCTCGCATGCGGTGGCATGGGCCGAAGCGAGCGGCTTTCGCCAGCTCGTTGCGGTGGTGGGTAACAGCGAAAACGCGGCTTCACTCGCCCTTCATCGCGGGGCAGGCTTCACACTTACCGGCACACTCAGATCGGTAGGATTTAAGCACGGGCGCTGGCTCGATACCGTCATGATGCAACGCACCCTCGGGCAGGGGGAGAGCACGCTGCCGGAGATGGCTGAAAGATCCGGGCATTCTGCCTACTGATGCAGTCGGCTGGAGATCAGTAGAGGGCGTTGTTGCTGATATGTTAATTCATTGTGGATGTTTCGTTTTTGGTGATAACGTAGCCACATCATAAAACCCGCATAAGGGGTAACCGTGGCACACCAGCAAGCACCTTACATTGAAACAGAACGCCTGATTTTAAAGCAGTTTACCCTCGATGATTTTCCGGCGCTCCAGGCGTGCTGGTCCACCCCGGAAATGGCAAAAATAAGCGGTGGCGAGATCCCGACGGCAGAGATGGTCTGGGCTCGCTTGTTACGTTATATCGGGCACTGGCAGGCGTTAGGGTATGGCTACTGGGCCGTGTTTGAAAAAGCAACGAACCAGTATGCCGGTGCGTTTGGCTTTCAGGATGCGCATCGCGACACCACGCCGAAGCTGGCATACCCGGAAGCGGGATGGACACTGATCCACGAAGTGCGTGGTAAAGGCTATGCCTCTGAAGCGCTAGCCGCAATTTTACGATGGGCAGATGAGACATTCGCTTCGCCTGTCTGCTGCATTATTGCTGAAGAGAATAAACGCTCGAATTATTTAGCCGAGCGTTTTGGCTTCGAGTTTCAACATTATGTCAGTTATCGCGGTAAGCAGGTACGGCTGCTTGTACGCAAGTAAATTCTTAAAGCGCATTTATAAAACGTGATCGACATAACGCTTTTTCCTCAAAAAATAGTTTGTCCAATTAAATGTGCTTCGAAATGAAATAGTGGTGCCGGGTGAGTTAAAGCATTTCAATGAAATGTCGATATTAGATCGAATAACAACCCCAATGAGTGCCGCTAATATGACATGGAAAAATACCCAGGGCCGAATAGGCCTGTTACTTATAAGCTTTTTCGTTATCTTATTGATCGTTACCTATATTGTTATCAAGCTATTCGTTTCTCCGCAGATTATTGAAACCGAAACCAAAAATATTCAGGCGACGGTTGAATTACAAAGTAATGCTATTAAAGAGCAGATGAACCGGGTTAAGGCTCAGCAGCGCTCAATTACTGAACTGGTTGTCGGTCTGCAAAGCGAGCAAATCGACACGCTATTACCGCATCTGGTTAACCAGTATGGGGATCTCAACGTATTCGGCGGTGGGATTTGGCCTCTGCCTGGTCAGCGCGATCCGGCGCGGGACAAATTTAGTACTTTCTATGCCCGCGACAGCGGCGGCAATCTGCAAGTCAACACCGTATGGAACCAGCCTGAATCGGCTAAATACTGGGAGCAGCCCTGGTATAAAGACGGTATGAATGCGCCAAAAGGCGAGTGTGCGTGGGCGAAAGCCTACCAGGATGCAGCCAGCCCACAGCCCCGCACTAACTGTGCCATGGCGATCTGGAAAGATGGCAAAGTCTGGGGCGTGGCGACCATAGACGTGACGCTGGGCTTCTTTAACCAACTGGCTGTCGACATGGGCAAAGCGGTCAATGGCAGCGTGCTGATTGTTGAAGCGGACGGCAAAATCGTCGGCAATGGCTCTTCCGTACAGGATAAACCCGCGCTCTCAAATGTCCGCGATCTCGGTATTCAGGCGGCATCGCCGTTAATGAGCCTGTTAGGGCAGGGTAAAACAACGGAAGTGCGTGGAAGTTATGACGGTGAAGACGGCGCGCATTCGCTGTTCGTTCTGCCTATTAGCGGCAGCCCGTGGTTTATGGCGGTGGATATTCCGAGCAGCCAGCTGGTGAGTATTTCTGACGCCATTATGACCAAGCTCACCATCGTACAGGCGATTATTGGACTTCTTATCGTCGTTATCATGATGATTATTGTGCGCAATATTTTCCACAATGTGACGTTGCTCAACCGTAATATTGAAGCGCTCTCCAGCGGCGGCGCGGATTTAACGCAGCGTCTTGCGCAAAGTAAGAGCCCGGAATTTAATGCGATTATTAACAACTTCAATAAGTTTATTTCATTCCTTAATGAGCTGATGCAGCAGGTCGGGAGCAGCACGCTGGCGATCTCGTCCGCTTCACGCCAGATTGCCAGCGGTAACCTCAACCTCTCTTCGCGCACCGAAGATCAATCGGCCTCGATCGTGGAAACGGCAGCGTCAATGGAAGAGCTGACCAGCACCGTGCGCCTTAACGCAGAGAATGCGTTGCAGGCCAACAAGCTGGCGGAAGAGGTTTCGGCGGCGGCAAAACAGGGGGCCAGCGTGGTCAACAAAGTTGTCTCCACGATGAATAGCATCAATGACTCCTCCGCTAAAGTGGTGGACATCATTAGTGTGATTGATGGCATCGCCTTCCAGACCAACATCCTGGCGCTTAACGCCGCTGTAGAGGCAGCAAGGGCGGGCGAACATGGCCGTGGGTTCGCGGTGGTGGCCGGTGAAGTTCGCTCCCTGGCACAGCGCAGTGCCCGCTCGGCTCAGGAGATCAAAAAACTGATTGAAGAGTCAGTGAGCAGCATTGAGCAGGGCAGCGGGCAGGTTCGTCTGGCGGGGGCAACAATGGATGGCCTGATGGAGAAAGTGGAAGGCGTGGGCGTGCTGATCTCTGAAATCAGCTCTTCCAGCGATGAACAGAGTCGCGGGATTGCCCAGATCAATATCGCCATCAACCAGCTCGATAGCGCCACGCAGCAGAATGCGGCGCTGGTGGAAGAGGTGGCGGCCGCCGCGCAATCGATGGAAGAACAAACCGTCCAGCTCGAAAACGTGGTTGGCAGCTTTAAGCTCTGATCGACAAAAAAGCCGGCCCTGCGGGGGCGGCTTTTTTCTCTTGCGTCTGTCATTTCAATGCCTGCATCGCATTACCTTGGTTGCAAATATCCCTTCGCGCTGCTGTTTTTACTGAACGGTTAATCGCCGCAGCTGTGGTAATTATCTTTCAGTTTTGCAGATAATGACTAACGACGGTTCTGTACCCGAAGCGGCCTTTAATAATCCTTAGATTTATAGCTTTTTTGTAAAAACACTATGTATCGCTCCTTTAAAGGACTATTCAAGCCAATTTTTGATGAATGGTAGAGTAGGGGCGCTGCAAATTCTAAAACTCCACTAATCTGTTCATCTTATTATTGATTTTTGTATAAGTTTTTTGCTCTCCCCTCATAGAAATCAATTAACTCTCTAACATCTTCTTTATGTGGCAGGAGTTCGATTATGGATGAGTTTTTAAGATGGTTTATTGCATGTTTTACCGCGCTGTCTTTTTTATCCATCATTTTATCTATGTGTCGAGAGTTATTATCATAATTTCTAATTGACTCTAGGCCGCTTTCAAAGAAACTTAAAGCATATTTTTTCTCGTTGCTTATAAAAAGTGCCCTTGCAGACAGTTGAGCCAATACCAATGTGGCGCTGTAATAAGTTTGGCTTTTATTTTCAGCACTATCTAATCGCACTTTACTTGCATAGCTCATTCCGCTTATAAGATCTTCGATTGTTTGCGCAGATATAAGCTCGGATTTCGCTCTTTGTAACCAGTAATGCATATCACCATGGTAAGTTGATGCTATTTCTTTATATATGTCTCTTATGAAATTATGGATGTTTTTTCCATTCCCCAGTTCGTTTAGTTTGTCAAAGCTTATAAGGTTACGAGATGCCGCCATGAAGCCTTTAGATGCTAAAGATATTATTAAGTTAGAGACCGTTTTATAAGCATTAGGTTCTTTAACTATGTAGTCACTGATGACTTTTAAAAGCCAAGATGGAGAGTTACATATAATAACATCATTCATTGCCGTATTGCTTGACTCTAACTCAAAAAGCCTGTCATTTTTAGAAACGAATTCTTCAATATTAAAATATTCTTTGTGGCTTCTGATGTGATTAATGGAAGCTTTGTTAAAGGCGGCAATTAATATTAAGAGGAAAATTGAGTCATCTTCGAACTTTTTATTGAAGAAGTTTACTCCTGTAAGCCTGTTTTTATATTCCGCATAGTATCTATATGCAAAAT
This Kosakonia cowanii JCM 10956 = DSM 18146 DNA region includes the following protein-coding sequences:
- a CDS encoding helix-turn-helix domain-containing protein, with product MLISESVINSISEWIDNNLHIPLPIEQLAHHSGYSKWYLQRLFTHYKGESLGRYIRNKKLNLAARDIRETDEKISLIAMRYGYYSQQTFTRMFTRHFNMPPCTYRNRNR
- a CDS encoding TetR/AcrR family transcriptional regulator C-terminal domain-containing protein, yielding MAKIKREQVIEAALELLDEVGLEALTTRKLAQKLSVESATLYWHFKNKSVLLDEMASAIMANHHALPAPTDTTVWRNWLAENTRSFRRALLSHRDGALLHAGTTPDKVGRDTFYPKVAYLVQVGFTETEASMILFTLSEYTLGCVIEEQSHAARNRDLNLSKSSEESNRPDSPVSYHPDDGFEFGLALIMKGLSDIQSVA
- a CDS encoding DHA2 family efflux MFS transporter permease subunit, giving the protein MNINRENYVEKASDSASATAIPPVLWIQASIITLGAFSTMLSSTMLSAALPAMAKSLGVNDVSIQWIATSYLMALAAGVPVSAWAVKRFGATRLWLCTLMLFAIFSVACALAVNFEMLLGARVLQGLAGGLLVPAGQTILGLTVGRERLGRIIGTIGVAIVIAPLLGTSLGAVLIQSCGWRGLFWITVPLCVCACLVGYKLLPHPKAKNVKPLSFDWLGLAFIFCSLPMLMDGMKGISLDTGKNDREFIILMLGILFACLFVWRSLRITSPLLHLGLFKNRGFTLSALLMTLGGAVNFGGQFLLPLYFRDVGHKSLTEVGLLLTPQLIGSATGFPLAGYFSDKLGARIVLIAGGLLTVVATLPLTIIDASSGYAFIAGALAVRGFGLALATVPAMAAGLAVAGNRHVADAAPLLNILQRIGAMAGTALVTAVYVRNSQGSGSVFAFQHGAWMLTAGALGLLMAAFFMPDGAVSTAQRK
- a CDS encoding AraC family transcriptional regulator, with translation MTPRLAHTLFDPDSTSGPAVARHIDFVDYAAEVPVHTHRKGQLIIALYGAVICRAENDLWIVPPDCAMWIPGGIAHSAKATWNAHLNYLFIEPGAAALPERCCTLAISPLIKALVERLTHEEVDCAAQSHAGRLTRVTLDELATMPQQKLSLPVSSHPKIRAMADALVSHPQDRSTFKSWAKRLALSERSLARLMLRETGLTFGRWRQQLHLIVALRELASGVSVQNVAANLGYESVNAFITMFKKTMGSTPAHYFAAKRTADPAT
- a CDS encoding FUSC family protein — its product is MLYSVRSFAAAMLAWYVSLSIGLERPSWAIITVYIVSQTSVGASLSRSLYRLAGTVVGAGATVLIVPTFVNMPILCSVMLTGWITFCLCLSLLERTPRAYAFVLAGYTASLIGFPAVSDPGSVFNIAIIRVQEITIGILCAALIHRYVFPRRISGLFNTTLVQTLHSSRQRIADTLSGKPDAASGPLHLALALQFLQGISHHIPYDFALSVPVRQARKALHDRLARLVIVNGELRDRIQMIASMPADIQILLDDVQAWLICDDAGQRKSTAEALRKRSARLAQSRAAQIKTFEDALVVNMIRYITESITLIHECEHLSTAIHHARPVPAPTEKHALKGYVFHRDPLTAARTALGAFAIILIGSLVWIYSAWPEGGTAVSILGVCCTLFGSFDTPAPHILKYIIGSIWGVLISLVYSFLLLPQISDFAVLVAVFAPVYLLAGSLQARPPTTFMAMGITLTLPVLCELGAHYSGDFAVAANTAIALFIATGFAFISMSLLQTVQADAAISRLLKLCQRDIRRSVSGVVTSDETHWTNLMIDRAALLIPRLPRSGASSARALDHLLHFLRIGLSVRHLRRGDSPAGCEINEVLYRLTRTTESEALRERIVAIAGRCLPATDEPSRQFVDKLVDLHCALRAQHEESAND
- a CDS encoding DUF1656 domain-containing protein, yielding MINDINIGGVFIPGLLVTALIALVCTLLLVPLLCYSRLYRRLPFRPLLDLSSYIVTFFLLLQGLTTLGLLL
- a CDS encoding HlyD family secretion protein, whose amino-acid sequence is MKSLLSLLGRYVLTLSAVAVATLAAFILWKHYAQTPWTRDGRVRADVVQIAPDVSGPVSSVMVRDNQWVNRGDTLYVIDPHWLKLSVLSAQADVEAKRHEMLMRQDAARRRAQIKEVISGEDIQQTRSAASVAVANYQGALAALELAQLNLSHVTVRSPVAGYVTHLRLRPGDYATAGETKVAIVDAHSFWVVGYFEETRLRHIQVGNRAQVSLMGYDAMISGHVESIGRGIGDSNDETGGLGLPEVNPTFNWVRLAQRVPVRIQLDRIPEGVVLVAGLSASVAIVP
- a CDS encoding LysR family transcriptional regulator is translated as MATFRLVISRGSFSRAAEELGLSQPAVSLQIRQLEQTLQVRLIERTGRGIKPTAAGITLCEHCQKIVAAVTTAVEAVSLHSDEITGTVTVGTGATACIHLLPPILQQLRQTHPLLKVNVRTGNTSEIVRGVEENRIDIGLVTLPAAGKSVSVNPLYRDEFVVIMEEDLSARSMKALSPDDLLSLPLIIFESGSGTRALIDEWFRHAAQLASPVMELGSIEAIKRMVRSGLGYSIVPRIAVAAPEECEGLSVYPLTPPLQRTLGTVMREDRIVSRGMNEVLKKLDETLLKEERR
- a CDS encoding GNAT family N-acetyltransferase, with product MEIIQAEERHIPAIQQIYAYHVLHGCATFETQPPDEAEMAFRLKRLQASGLPWFVAVVDGNVRGYCYLARYRERHAYRFTLEDSVYIDANCQGQGIGKKLLSHAVAWAEASGFRQLVAVVGNSENAASLALHRGAGFTLTGTLRSVGFKHGRWLDTVMMQRTLGQGESTLPEMAERSGHSAY